Proteins encoded within one genomic window of Bos indicus x Bos taurus breed Angus x Brahman F1 hybrid chromosome 18, Bos_hybrid_MaternalHap_v2.0, whole genome shotgun sequence:
- the CPNE7 gene encoding copine-7 isoform X2: protein MSAGSERRAAAAPGVVPAPCASKVELRLSCRHLLDRDPLTKSDPSVVLLLQSQGQWVQVDRTEVVRSSLHPVFSKVFTLDYYFEEVQKLRFEVYDTHGPSSLSCQEDDFLGGMECTLGQIVAQKKVTRALLLKFGRNAGKSTITVIAEDISGNNGYVELSFRARKLDDKDLFSKSDPFLELYRINDDQSEQLVYRTEVVKNDLSPTWQPFKVSLSSLCSCEESRPLKGLVWDYDSRGKHDFIGEFSTTFEEMQKAFGEDQLYRVYSFLDYVMGGCQIHFTVAIDFTASNGDPRNSCSLHYINPFQPNEYLQALVAVGEICQDYDSDKRLSALGFGARIPPKYEVSHDFAINFNPEDDECEGIQGVVEAYQNCLPRVQLYGPTNVAPIISKVARTAAAEERTREASQYYILLILTDGVVTDMADTREAIVRASHLPMSIIIVGVGNADFTDMQVLDGDDGVLRSPRGEPALRDIVQFVPFRELKSASPAALAKSVLAEVPRQLVEYYSHKELPPRDLGAHA, encoded by the exons ATGAGCGCGGGCTCAGAGCGCCGGGCGGCGGCGGCCCCCGGGGTGGTGCCGGCGCCCTGCGCCTCGAAGGTGGAACTGCGGCTGAGCTGCCGGCACCTGCTGGACCGCGACCCGCTCACCAAGTCCGACCCGAGcgtggtgctgctgctgcaatCGCAGGGCCAGTGGGTGCAG GTGGACAGAACCGAGGTGGTCCGGAGCAGCCTGCACCCAGTCTTCTCCAAGGTCTTCACGCTTGACTACTACTTCGAGGAGGTGCAGAAGCTGCGCTTTGAGGTCTACGACACCCATGGGCCCAGCAGCCTGAGCTGCCAGGAGGATGACTTCCTGGGGGGCATGGAATGCACTTTAGGGCAG ATCGTGGCCCAGAAGAAGGTGACCCGGGCACTGTTGCTGAAGTTCGGCAGGAACGCGGGCAAGTCCACCATCACG GTGATAGCCGAGGACATCTCCGGGAACAACGGCTACGTGGAGCTCTCCTTCAGGGCCAGGAAGCTGGACGACAAG GACCTCTTCAGCAAGTCAGACCCATTCCTGGAGCTATACCGGATCAATGATGATCAGAGCGAGCAACTGGTGTACAGGACAGAG GTGGTGAAGAACGACCTGAGCCCCACCTGGCAGCCTTTCAAGGTGTCTCTGAGCAGCCTGTGCAGCTGTGAGGAGTCGCGGCCTCTGAAA GGCCTCGTTTGGGATTATGACTCCCGCGGAAAGCACGACTTCATTGGAGAATTCTCCACCACCTTCGAGGAGATGCAGAAAGCCTTCGGGGAGGACCAG CTCTACAGGGTGTACTCGTTCCTGGACTACGTCATGGGCGGCTGCCAGATCCACTTCACG GTGGCCATTGACTTCACGGCCTCCAATGGGGATCCCAGGAACAGCTGCTCCCTGCACTACATCAACCCCTTCCAGCCCAACGAGTACCTGCAGGCCCTGGTGGCCGTGGGAGAGATCTGCCAGGACTACGACAG CGACAAGAGGCTCTCTGCTTTGGGGTTTGGAGCCCGGATCCCTCCCAAGTACGAG GTGTCCCATGACTTTGCCATCAATTTCAACCCCGAGGACGATGAGTGCGAAG ggATCCAGGGTGTGGTAGAGGCCTACCAGAACTGCCTGCCCAGGGTCCAGCTCTACGGCCCCACCAACGTGGCGCCCATCATCTCCAAGGTGGCCCGCACAGCCGCGGCCGAGGAGCGCACCCGTGAGGCCTCT CAATACTACATTCTGCTGATTCTGACGGATGGCGTGGTGACCGACATGGCGGACACACGCGAGGCCATTGTGCGCGCCTCCCACCTGCCCATGTCCATCATCATTGTCGGGGTGGGCAACGCCGACTTCACTGACATGCAGGTGCTAGACGGCGACGACGGTGTCCTGCGCTCCCCACGCGGCGAGCCTGCCCTCCGCGACATCGTGCAGTTTGTTCCGTTTCGGGAGCTCAAGAGC GCGTCCCCCGCGGCATTGGCCAAGAGTGTGCTGGCCGAGGTGCCCAGGCAGCTGGTGGAATACTACAGCCACAAGGAGCTGCCTCCAAGAGACCTCGGCGCCCACGCCTGA
- the CPNE7 gene encoding copine-7 isoform X3: protein MSAGSERRAAAAPGVVPAPCASKVELRLSCRHLLDRDPLTKSDPSVVLLLQSQGQWVQVDRTEVVRSSLHPVFSKVFTLDYYFEEVQKLRFEVYDTHGPSSLSCQEDDFLGGMECTLGQIVAQKKVTRALLLKFGRNAGKSTITVIAEDISGNNGYVELSFRARKLDDKDLFSKSDPFLELYRINDDQSEQLVYRTEVVKNDLSPTWQPFKVSLSSLCSCEESRPLKGLVWDYDSRGKHDFIGEFSTTFEEMQKAFGEDQAQWDCVNSKYKQKKRNYKNSGVVILADLKLYRVYSFLDYVMGGCQIHFTVAIDFTASNGDPRNSCSLHYINPFQPNEYLQALVAVGEICQDYDSDKRLSALGFGARIPPKYEVSHDFAINFNPEDDECEGIQGVVEAYQNCLPRVQLYGPTNVAPIISKVARTAAAEERTREASVLGVDLLTRSCTVRLCSLTSKTTPPLVSPQPPSVPMCPCSSASQDPSFPCSGLLICFFPFVLMYPAACGILVP, encoded by the exons ATGAGCGCGGGCTCAGAGCGCCGGGCGGCGGCGGCCCCCGGGGTGGTGCCGGCGCCCTGCGCCTCGAAGGTGGAACTGCGGCTGAGCTGCCGGCACCTGCTGGACCGCGACCCGCTCACCAAGTCCGACCCGAGcgtggtgctgctgctgcaatCGCAGGGCCAGTGGGTGCAG GTGGACAGAACCGAGGTGGTCCGGAGCAGCCTGCACCCAGTCTTCTCCAAGGTCTTCACGCTTGACTACTACTTCGAGGAGGTGCAGAAGCTGCGCTTTGAGGTCTACGACACCCATGGGCCCAGCAGCCTGAGCTGCCAGGAGGATGACTTCCTGGGGGGCATGGAATGCACTTTAGGGCAG ATCGTGGCCCAGAAGAAGGTGACCCGGGCACTGTTGCTGAAGTTCGGCAGGAACGCGGGCAAGTCCACCATCACG GTGATAGCCGAGGACATCTCCGGGAACAACGGCTACGTGGAGCTCTCCTTCAGGGCCAGGAAGCTGGACGACAAG GACCTCTTCAGCAAGTCAGACCCATTCCTGGAGCTATACCGGATCAATGATGATCAGAGCGAGCAACTGGTGTACAGGACAGAG GTGGTGAAGAACGACCTGAGCCCCACCTGGCAGCCTTTCAAGGTGTCTCTGAGCAGCCTGTGCAGCTGTGAGGAGTCGCGGCCTCTGAAA GGCCTCGTTTGGGATTATGACTCCCGCGGAAAGCACGACTTCATTGGAGAATTCTCCACCACCTTCGAGGAGATGCAGAAAGCCTTCGGGGAGGACCAG GCCCAGTGGGACTGTGTGAACTCCAAGTATAAGCAGAAGAAGCGCAATTACAAGAATTCTGGGGTGGTCATCCTGGCAGACCTGAAG CTCTACAGGGTGTACTCGTTCCTGGACTACGTCATGGGCGGCTGCCAGATCCACTTCACG GTGGCCATTGACTTCACGGCCTCCAATGGGGATCCCAGGAACAGCTGCTCCCTGCACTACATCAACCCCTTCCAGCCCAACGAGTACCTGCAGGCCCTGGTGGCCGTGGGAGAGATCTGCCAGGACTACGACAG CGACAAGAGGCTCTCTGCTTTGGGGTTTGGAGCCCGGATCCCTCCCAAGTACGAG GTGTCCCATGACTTTGCCATCAATTTCAACCCCGAGGACGATGAGTGCGAAG ggATCCAGGGTGTGGTAGAGGCCTACCAGAACTGCCTGCCCAGGGTCCAGCTCTACGGCCCCACCAACGTGGCGCCCATCATCTCCAAGGTGGCCCGCACAGCCGCGGCCGAGGAGCGCACCCGTGAGGCCTCT GTTCTTGGTGTTGATCTGCTCACAAGATCCTGTACAGTACGGCTTTGCAGTCTCACATCGAAGACGACCCCTCCACTTGTCTCACCCCAGCCTCCATCTGTCCCCATGTGTCCATGTTCCTCAGCGTCCCAGGACCCATCCTTCCCGTGTTCTGGTCTCCTGatctgttttttcccctttgttttaatgtaccctgcggcatgtgggatcttagttccctga
- the CPNE7 gene encoding copine-7 isoform X1 has product MSAGSERRAAAAPGVVPAPCASKVELRLSCRHLLDRDPLTKSDPSVVLLLQSQGQWVQVDRTEVVRSSLHPVFSKVFTLDYYFEEVQKLRFEVYDTHGPSSLSCQEDDFLGGMECTLGQIVAQKKVTRALLLKFGRNAGKSTITVIAEDISGNNGYVELSFRARKLDDKDLFSKSDPFLELYRINDDQSEQLVYRTEVVKNDLSPTWQPFKVSLSSLCSCEESRPLKGLVWDYDSRGKHDFIGEFSTTFEEMQKAFGEDQAQWDCVNSKYKQKKRNYKNSGVVILADLKLYRVYSFLDYVMGGCQIHFTVAIDFTASNGDPRNSCSLHYINPFQPNEYLQALVAVGEICQDYDSDKRLSALGFGARIPPKYEVSHDFAINFNPEDDECEGIQGVVEAYQNCLPRVQLYGPTNVAPIISKVARTAAAEERTREASQYYILLILTDGVVTDMADTREAIVRASHLPMSIIIVGVGNADFTDMQVLDGDDGVLRSPRGEPALRDIVQFVPFRELKSASPAALAKSVLAEVPRQLVEYYSHKELPPRDLGAHA; this is encoded by the exons ATGAGCGCGGGCTCAGAGCGCCGGGCGGCGGCGGCCCCCGGGGTGGTGCCGGCGCCCTGCGCCTCGAAGGTGGAACTGCGGCTGAGCTGCCGGCACCTGCTGGACCGCGACCCGCTCACCAAGTCCGACCCGAGcgtggtgctgctgctgcaatCGCAGGGCCAGTGGGTGCAG GTGGACAGAACCGAGGTGGTCCGGAGCAGCCTGCACCCAGTCTTCTCCAAGGTCTTCACGCTTGACTACTACTTCGAGGAGGTGCAGAAGCTGCGCTTTGAGGTCTACGACACCCATGGGCCCAGCAGCCTGAGCTGCCAGGAGGATGACTTCCTGGGGGGCATGGAATGCACTTTAGGGCAG ATCGTGGCCCAGAAGAAGGTGACCCGGGCACTGTTGCTGAAGTTCGGCAGGAACGCGGGCAAGTCCACCATCACG GTGATAGCCGAGGACATCTCCGGGAACAACGGCTACGTGGAGCTCTCCTTCAGGGCCAGGAAGCTGGACGACAAG GACCTCTTCAGCAAGTCAGACCCATTCCTGGAGCTATACCGGATCAATGATGATCAGAGCGAGCAACTGGTGTACAGGACAGAG GTGGTGAAGAACGACCTGAGCCCCACCTGGCAGCCTTTCAAGGTGTCTCTGAGCAGCCTGTGCAGCTGTGAGGAGTCGCGGCCTCTGAAA GGCCTCGTTTGGGATTATGACTCCCGCGGAAAGCACGACTTCATTGGAGAATTCTCCACCACCTTCGAGGAGATGCAGAAAGCCTTCGGGGAGGACCAG GCCCAGTGGGACTGTGTGAACTCCAAGTATAAGCAGAAGAAGCGCAATTACAAGAATTCTGGGGTGGTCATCCTGGCAGACCTGAAG CTCTACAGGGTGTACTCGTTCCTGGACTACGTCATGGGCGGCTGCCAGATCCACTTCACG GTGGCCATTGACTTCACGGCCTCCAATGGGGATCCCAGGAACAGCTGCTCCCTGCACTACATCAACCCCTTCCAGCCCAACGAGTACCTGCAGGCCCTGGTGGCCGTGGGAGAGATCTGCCAGGACTACGACAG CGACAAGAGGCTCTCTGCTTTGGGGTTTGGAGCCCGGATCCCTCCCAAGTACGAG GTGTCCCATGACTTTGCCATCAATTTCAACCCCGAGGACGATGAGTGCGAAG ggATCCAGGGTGTGGTAGAGGCCTACCAGAACTGCCTGCCCAGGGTCCAGCTCTACGGCCCCACCAACGTGGCGCCCATCATCTCCAAGGTGGCCCGCACAGCCGCGGCCGAGGAGCGCACCCGTGAGGCCTCT CAATACTACATTCTGCTGATTCTGACGGATGGCGTGGTGACCGACATGGCGGACACACGCGAGGCCATTGTGCGCGCCTCCCACCTGCCCATGTCCATCATCATTGTCGGGGTGGGCAACGCCGACTTCACTGACATGCAGGTGCTAGACGGCGACGACGGTGTCCTGCGCTCCCCACGCGGCGAGCCTGCCCTCCGCGACATCGTGCAGTTTGTTCCGTTTCGGGAGCTCAAGAGC GCGTCCCCCGCGGCATTGGCCAAGAGTGTGCTGGCCGAGGTGCCCAGGCAGCTGGTGGAATACTACAGCCACAAGGAGCTGCCTCCAAGAGACCTCGGCGCCCACGCCTGA